A portion of the Tenacibaculum todarodis genome contains these proteins:
- the hisIE gene encoding bifunctional phosphoribosyl-AMP cyclohydrolase/phosphoribosyl-ATP diphosphatase HisIE: MNINFNKNNDGLVPAIIQDATTKNVLMLGYMNEESFKKTNESKLVTFFSRTKNRLWTKGEESGNTLNLVDIKLDCDNDTLLIQVNPNGPTCHKGSDTCWNEENNQNYGFFSTLENVISERVANKDTQKSYVASLFAKGINKVAQKVGEEAVETVIEAMDNNDELFLYESADLLFHYLMLLQAKGFTLKDIEAELKKRQK, translated from the coding sequence ATGAATATAAATTTCAATAAAAATAACGACGGATTAGTGCCAGCAATCATTCAAGATGCAACTACAAAAAATGTGTTGATGTTGGGTTATATGAATGAAGAATCATTCAAGAAAACTAATGAATCAAAGTTAGTTACCTTTTTCAGTAGAACTAAAAATAGACTTTGGACAAAAGGTGAAGAAAGTGGAAACACATTAAACTTAGTCGATATTAAATTAGATTGTGATAATGATACTTTATTAATTCAAGTTAATCCAAACGGACCAACGTGCCATAAAGGTTCAGATACGTGTTGGAACGAAGAAAACAATCAGAATTATGGTTTCTTTTCAACGTTAGAAAATGTTATATCTGAAAGAGTTGCCAATAAAGACACTCAAAAATCTTATGTAGCAAGTTTATTTGCAAAAGGAATTAATAAAGTAGCACAAAAAGTAGGAGAGGAAGCAGTTGAAACTGTAATTGAAGCCATGGATAATAATGACGAGTTATTTTTATATGAATCGGCAGATTTATTATTTCATTATTTAATGTTATTGCAAGCAAAAGGGTTTACTTTAAAAGATATTGAAGCAGAATTAAAGAAAAGGCAGAAATAA
- the hisF gene encoding imidazole glycerol phosphate synthase subunit HisF, which produces MLTKRIIPCLDIKNGRTVKGVNFVNLIDAGDPVVLAKQYAELGADELVFLDISATLEGRKTMLEMVLKVAEQVNIPFTVGGGISSVEDVDALLKCGADKISINSSAVKRPELVNELSNKFGSQCVVVAIDAKQIDGEWIVHLAGGTIATELNLFDWAKEVEKRGAGEILFTSMNNDGTKAGFANEALAKLSMELNIPIIASGGAGTVQHFIDTFEVGKSDAALAASVFHFGEIPILALKQELKDNNILVRI; this is translated from the coding sequence ATGCTGACAAAGAGAATAATACCTTGTTTAGATATTAAAAACGGTAGAACTGTAAAAGGTGTCAATTTTGTTAATTTAATTGATGCTGGAGATCCTGTAGTTTTAGCAAAACAATACGCAGAGTTAGGTGCAGATGAATTGGTTTTTCTAGATATTTCAGCTACTTTAGAAGGAAGAAAAACCATGTTGGAAATGGTTTTAAAGGTTGCCGAACAAGTAAACATTCCGTTTACTGTTGGTGGCGGAATTTCTTCTGTTGAAGATGTAGATGCACTTTTAAAATGTGGAGCAGATAAGATTTCTATCAATTCTTCAGCAGTAAAAAGACCTGAATTAGTGAATGAATTATCTAATAAATTTGGAAGTCAATGTGTTGTGGTTGCAATAGATGCAAAACAAATTGATGGCGAATGGATTGTGCATTTAGCAGGTGGAACAATTGCCACAGAATTAAATTTATTTGATTGGGCAAAAGAGGTTGAAAAACGTGGCGCTGGAGAAATTTTATTTACTTCAATGAATAATGATGGAACAAAAGCTGGTTTTGCAAACGAAGCTTTGGCTAAATTATCAATGGAATTAAATATACCAATTATAGCTTCTGGAGGTGCAGGAACTGTACAACATTTTATTGATACCTTTGAAGTTGGTAAATCTGATGCAGCATTAGCAGCAAGTGTTTTTCACTTTGGGGAAATACCAATTTTAGCCTTAAAACAAGAATTAAAAGACAATAATATTCTAGTAAGAATATAA
- the hisA gene encoding 1-(5-phosphoribosyl)-5-[(5-phosphoribosylamino)methylideneamino]imidazole-4-carboxamide isomerase: MRIIPAIDIIDGKCVRLTKGDYNTKKIYNENPLEVAKEFEAAGIEYLHVVDLDGAKASQIINHKVLEQIASKTNLKIDFGGGLKSDKDLEIAFNSGANQITGGSIAVKNSKIFESWISTYGSEKIILGADFYPDNSGGKIATNGWQEESTLELIPFISDYQQKGIQYVICTDISKDGMLQGPSFDTYNAILSEIKPLKLIASGGISTFEELPKLAENGCEGVIIGKAIYENKISLKQLENFIINK; the protein is encoded by the coding sequence TTGAGAATAATACCAGCAATAGATATTATAGACGGAAAGTGTGTTCGTTTAACAAAAGGAGATTATAACACAAAGAAAATTTATAACGAAAATCCGTTAGAAGTTGCCAAAGAATTTGAAGCAGCAGGTATCGAGTATTTGCATGTTGTAGATTTAGATGGAGCAAAAGCAAGTCAGATTATTAATCATAAAGTATTAGAGCAAATTGCTTCTAAGACTAATTTAAAGATTGATTTTGGTGGTGGTTTAAAATCTGATAAAGATTTAGAAATTGCTTTTAATTCTGGAGCTAATCAAATTACTGGCGGAAGTATCGCTGTAAAAAACAGTAAAATCTTCGAAAGTTGGATTTCAACATATGGTTCAGAGAAAATTATTTTAGGAGCAGATTTTTATCCAGATAATTCTGGTGGGAAAATTGCTACAAATGGTTGGCAAGAAGAAAGTACTTTAGAATTAATTCCTTTTATTTCTGATTATCAGCAAAAGGGAATTCAATATGTAATTTGCACAGATATTTCTAAAGACGGAATGTTACAAGGACCAAGTTTTGATACTTATAATGCTATTTTATCAGAAATAAAACCTTTAAAACTAATTGCTTCAGGTGGAATTTCAACGTTTGAAGAATTGCCAAAGTTGGCAGAAAATGGTTGTGAAGGAGTTATTATTGGAAAGGCTATTTATGAGAATAAAATTAGCTTAAAACAATTAGAAAATTTTATAATAAATAAATAA
- the hisH gene encoding imidazole glycerol phosphate synthase subunit HisH — MKLIIIDYGAGNIKSIQFAFKRLGVDAILSNNIDEIKAADKVIFPGVGEASSAMKMLIESGLDKVIPTLKQPVLGICLGMQLMCNSSEEGNTEGLGIFDVAIKKFSNSVKVPQMGWNVISDLKSDLFLGIKDKEFMYLVHSFYAEKCDESIATTDYEIEYASALQKDNFYGVQFHPEKSSKAGEQILKNFLNL; from the coding sequence ATGAAACTCATAATTATAGATTACGGTGCAGGAAACATTAAAAGCATTCAATTTGCCTTTAAAAGATTAGGAGTTGATGCTATTTTATCAAATAATATTGATGAAATAAAAGCTGCTGATAAAGTTATTTTTCCTGGAGTTGGAGAAGCAAGTTCTGCTATGAAAATGTTAATTGAAAGCGGGCTAGATAAAGTAATACCAACGTTAAAGCAACCTGTTTTAGGTATTTGTTTAGGAATGCAATTAATGTGTAATTCATCTGAAGAAGGAAACACAGAAGGATTGGGTATTTTTGATGTTGCCATAAAAAAGTTTTCTAATTCAGTAAAAGTTCCTCAAATGGGTTGGAATGTAATTTCTGATTTAAAATCGGATTTATTTTTAGGAATTAAGGATAAAGAATTTATGTATTTAGTACATAGCTTTTATGCAGAAAAGTGTGATGAATCTATTGCAACAACAGATTATGAAATTGAGTACGCATCTGCATTACAAAAAGATAATTTCTATGGAGTTCAATTTCATCCAGAGAAATCATCAAAAGCAGGAGAGCAAATATTAAAGAACTTTTTGAATCTATAA
- the hisB gene encoding bifunctional histidinol-phosphatase/imidazoleglycerol-phosphate dehydratase HisB, with protein MSKKVLFIDRDGTLVLEPPVDYQLDSLEKLEFYPKVFQYMAKIATELDYELVMVTNQDGLGTDSFPEDTFWPAQNKVMSAFEKEGVVFTEVHIDKTFPHENAETRKPRTGLLTKYFSEDYDLENSFVLGDRITDMELAKNLGAKGIYLSEDPELGADEIETSKQEILNSIALTSTDWKSIYEFLKLEDRVSEITRNTNETKIYIKLNLDGSGKNDIDTGLSFFDHMLDQIGRHGNMDLTIKVDGDLEVDEHHTVEDTMIALGELFNKALGNKLGIERYGFCLPMDDCLAQVAVDFGGRNWLEWDAEFKREKIGDMPTEMFFHLFKSFTDGAKCNLNIKAEGVNEHHKIEGIFKAFAKAMKMAVKRDPNKMFLPSTKGML; from the coding sequence ATGAGCAAGAAAGTATTATTTATAGACAGAGACGGAACTTTAGTTTTAGAGCCGCCAGTTGATTATCAATTAGATAGTTTAGAAAAGTTAGAATTTTACCCAAAAGTATTTCAATACATGGCAAAAATAGCTACTGAACTGGATTACGAATTGGTAATGGTTACAAATCAAGACGGATTGGGAACAGATTCTTTTCCTGAAGATACTTTTTGGCCAGCACAAAATAAAGTAATGTCTGCTTTCGAAAAAGAAGGTGTTGTTTTTACTGAAGTTCATATAGATAAAACTTTTCCGCATGAAAATGCAGAAACACGTAAACCAAGAACAGGTTTATTAACCAAGTATTTTTCTGAAGATTATGATTTAGAAAACTCATTTGTGTTAGGTGATAGAATAACAGACATGGAATTGGCTAAAAATTTAGGAGCAAAAGGTATTTATTTATCTGAAGATCCAGAATTAGGTGCTGATGAAATTGAAACTTCTAAACAAGAAATTTTAAATTCAATTGCTTTAACTTCTACTGATTGGAAATCTATTTACGAGTTTTTAAAATTAGAAGACAGAGTTTCAGAAATTACTAGAAATACTAACGAAACTAAGATTTATATAAAATTAAATTTAGACGGTTCTGGTAAAAATGATATTGACACAGGTTTATCATTTTTCGATCATATGTTAGACCAAATTGGAAGACATGGAAACATGGATTTAACCATTAAAGTTGATGGCGATTTAGAAGTTGATGAACATCACACAGTTGAAGATACAATGATTGCTTTGGGCGAATTATTCAACAAAGCATTAGGAAATAAACTAGGAATAGAACGTTACGGATTCTGTTTACCAATGGATGATTGTTTAGCTCAGGTTGCTGTAGATTTTGGAGGAAGAAATTGGTTAGAATGGGATGCAGAATTTAAAAGAGAAAAAATTGGTGATATGCCAACAGAAATGTTTTTTCATTTATTTAAATCGTTTACAGATGGTGCAAAATGCAACTTGAACATTAAAGCCGAAGGAGTTAATGAACATCATAAAATTGAAGGAATCTTTAAAGCTTTTGCAAAAGCAATGAAAATGGCTGTAAAAAGAGATCCAAATAAGATGTTTTTACCATCAACAAAAGGAATGCTTTAA
- the hisC gene encoding histidinol-phosphate transaminase, protein MNILDLVRENIKSLKPYSSARDEYKDATTDTMVFLDANENPFENGVNRYPDPQQNSVKDFLSNIKGISKENILLGNGSDEVLDLIFRAFCEPNKDNIITLPPTYGMYDVLSNINSVENKRVLLTEDFQPKVNQILEAVDKNSKILFLCSPNNPSGNSFSVEIVEELLNKFNGLVVIDEAYIDFSEQKSWLAKLANFPNLVITQTLSKAYGLAGIRLGVCYASKEIISVLNRIKPPYNVNELTQQKAIERLLKVDEVEKEVSEIINQRTLLIESLKSVSFIQNIYPTDCNFVLVKVDDATKRYNQLIAKGVVIRNRTTQPLCENCLRFTVGTATENEKLISALKSL, encoded by the coding sequence ATGAATATTCTAGATTTAGTAAGAGAAAACATTAAGTCTTTAAAACCATATTCATCAGCGAGAGATGAATATAAAGACGCAACTACAGATACAATGGTTTTTTTGGATGCGAATGAGAATCCGTTTGAAAATGGTGTAAATCGTTATCCAGATCCGCAACAGAATTCTGTAAAAGATTTCTTGTCTAATATAAAAGGAATTTCAAAAGAAAATATTTTATTAGGAAATGGAAGTGATGAAGTTCTAGATTTAATTTTTAGAGCTTTTTGTGAACCAAATAAAGACAACATCATCACATTACCTCCAACTTACGGAATGTATGATGTGTTATCGAATATAAATTCAGTTGAAAATAAAAGAGTTCTTTTAACAGAAGATTTTCAGCCAAAAGTAAATCAGATTTTAGAAGCTGTAGATAAAAATAGTAAAATCTTATTTTTATGTTCGCCTAATAATCCTTCTGGAAATAGTTTTTCAGTAGAAATTGTAGAAGAATTATTAAATAAATTCAACGGTTTGGTGGTAATTGATGAAGCATATATTGATTTTTCTGAACAGAAAAGCTGGTTAGCTAAGTTAGCTAATTTTCCAAATTTAGTAATAACACAAACCCTTTCTAAAGCTTATGGTTTAGCAGGAATACGTTTAGGTGTATGTTATGCATCTAAAGAAATAATATCAGTTTTAAACCGAATAAAGCCACCTTATAACGTAAACGAATTAACGCAACAAAAAGCAATAGAACGTTTACTAAAAGTTGATGAAGTTGAAAAAGAAGTTTCAGAAATTATCAATCAAAGAACATTGTTAATTGAAAGTTTAAAATCGGTTTCATTTATTCAAAATATTTACCCAACAGATTGTAATTTTGTATTGGTTAAGGTTGATGATGCAACAAAACGTTACAACCAATTAATTGCAAAAGGAGTTGTAATTAGAAATAGAACAACACAACCTTTGTGTGAAAATTGTTTGCGTTTTACGGTTGGAACAGCAACTGAGAATGAGAAATTGATTTCAGCTTTAAAAAGTTTGTAA
- the hisD gene encoding histidinol dehydrogenase yields the protein MNTIINPSKKDWTKILERPTKTVDDIEGIVNEVFIDIQQNGDTAVAKYTVKFDGVSLENTIVSGEEIKEAINLVSNDLKEAINVAKENITKFHAAQKTKKVFVETTNGVECWQEKRPISKVGLYIPGGTAPLFSTVLMLAIPAQIAGCKEVVLCSPPNKEGKIHPAILYAANLCGVTKIIKVGGIQAIAGFTFGTETTPQVYKIFGPGNQFVTVAKQIATKHGVAIDMPAGPSELLVVADDSANASFVASDLLSQAEHGADSQVILVSTSEKLITEVEKEIKLQLAQLSRVEIAQKAIDNSKSIFVKNDEIALDLINEYGPEHFIVCTNNNDFYVDNIENAGSVFIGNYTPESAGDYASGTNHTLPTNGFSKSYSGVNLDSFTKSITFQKISKEGIKSIGKSIELMAAAEGLDAHKNAVSIRLKDLK from the coding sequence ATGAATACAATTATAAATCCATCAAAAAAAGACTGGACTAAAATTTTAGAAAGACCAACCAAAACAGTAGATGATATTGAAGGTATTGTAAATGAGGTTTTTATTGATATTCAACAAAATGGAGATACAGCAGTAGCAAAATACACTGTTAAGTTTGATGGAGTTTCTTTAGAAAATACAATTGTTTCAGGAGAAGAAATTAAAGAAGCCATTAATTTAGTTTCTAATGATTTAAAAGAAGCAATTAATGTTGCTAAAGAAAATATTACAAAATTTCATGCAGCACAAAAAACTAAAAAAGTATTTGTAGAAACTACAAATGGTGTTGAATGTTGGCAAGAAAAAAGACCAATTTCTAAAGTTGGTTTGTATATTCCTGGAGGAACTGCACCTTTATTTTCAACAGTATTAATGTTGGCAATTCCTGCTCAAATTGCAGGTTGTAAAGAGGTTGTATTATGTTCTCCACCAAACAAAGAAGGTAAAATTCACCCAGCAATTTTATATGCAGCAAATCTTTGTGGAGTTACAAAAATTATAAAAGTTGGTGGAATTCAAGCAATTGCTGGTTTTACTTTTGGTACAGAAACCACACCGCAAGTTTATAAAATATTTGGACCTGGAAATCAATTTGTTACCGTTGCAAAACAAATAGCAACAAAACATGGTGTTGCAATAGATATGCCAGCTGGACCAAGTGAATTATTGGTTGTAGCAGACGATTCTGCAAATGCAAGTTTTGTAGCTTCAGATTTATTAAGTCAAGCAGAACATGGTGCAGATAGCCAAGTAATTTTGGTTTCAACATCAGAAAAATTAATTACTGAAGTAGAAAAAGAAATAAAATTACAATTAGCTCAATTAAGTAGAGTAGAAATTGCTCAAAAAGCAATTGACAATTCGAAATCGATTTTTGTTAAAAACGATGAAATTGCATTAGATTTAATAAATGAATACGGACCAGAACACTTTATTGTTTGTACAAATAACAATGATTTCTATGTTGATAATATAGAAAATGCAGGTTCTGTTTTTATTGGTAATTATACGCCAGAAAGTGCTGGAGATTATGCTTCAGGAACAAACCATACATTACCAACAAACGGATTTTCAAAATCGTATTCTGGAGTTAATTTAGATAGCTTTACAAAAAGTATTACGTTTCAGAAAATTTCTAAAGAAGGAATTAAATCAATAGGAAAATCTATTGAATTAATGGCAGCAGCAGAAGGTTTAGATGCACATAAAAATGCAGTTTCAATTCGTTTAAAAGATTTAAAATGA
- the hisG gene encoding ATP phosphoribosyltransferase, with translation MNKLRIAIQKSGRLNQDSLQILKNCGISIDNGKDQLKASATNFPIEVFYLRNGDIPQYLRDGVVDIAIIGENVLIEKGSDLEFVERLGFSKCKVSIAVPKESNATSLKDLNGKRIATSYPKTVQKFLDEQNIEAQIHIINGSVEIAPNIGLADGICDIVSSGSTLFKNGLKEIEVLLKSEAVLAVSPEISSERKEILSKLQFRIQSVLKGKQSKYVLLNAPNDKLESILKLLPGMRSPTVLPLAEEGWSSVHTVINKNDFWEIIDELKQNGAEGILVCPIEKMVL, from the coding sequence ATGAACAAATTAAGAATTGCCATTCAAAAATCAGGAAGATTAAACCAAGATTCCTTACAAATTTTAAAAAACTGTGGAATTTCTATTGACAACGGAAAAGACCAATTAAAAGCTTCAGCAACCAATTTTCCTATTGAAGTATTCTATTTACGTAACGGAGATATTCCTCAATATTTACGCGATGGAGTTGTTGATATTGCTATTATTGGAGAAAATGTGTTAATTGAAAAAGGTAGCGATTTAGAGTTTGTAGAACGTTTAGGTTTCTCTAAATGCAAGGTTTCAATTGCGGTTCCAAAAGAATCAAATGCAACATCTTTAAAAGATTTAAACGGAAAGCGTATTGCAACTTCGTACCCAAAAACGGTTCAGAAGTTTTTAGATGAGCAAAACATTGAAGCGCAAATTCACATTATTAATGGTTCTGTAGAAATTGCTCCAAATATTGGATTAGCAGACGGAATTTGTGATATCGTCTCAAGTGGTTCAACTTTATTTAAAAACGGATTAAAAGAGATTGAAGTATTGTTGAAATCGGAAGCAGTTTTAGCAGTTTCTCCAGAAATATCTTCAGAAAGAAAAGAAATTTTAAGCAAATTACAATTTAGAATTCAATCGGTTTTAAAAGGAAAACAATCAAAATATGTATTGTTAAATGCTCCGAATGATAAATTAGAAAGCATTTTAAAATTGTTGCCAGGAATGAGAAGTCCAACCGTTTTGCCTTTGGCCGAAGAAGGTTGGAGTTCTGTGCACACCGTAATTAACAAAAACGATTTTTGGGAAATTATTGACGAGTTAAAACAAAATGGAGCAGAAGGTATTTTAGTATGTCCAATTGAAAAAATGGTACTTTAA
- a CDS encoding EamA family transporter — MKNSKLLVVIAFFSIYVIWGSTYLLNKIAVAEIAPLFLASQRFIFAGLLIMLIAKVMGFSLKITKRQALNSAIAGFLFLVYGNGVFVWALKYVDSGFAALLASTQPLFVLFLLRLIDGKKMQRKSIIGVCLGLFGMYLLVSQKGITTSEGSVLGIFMILTCVLSWSYGSVFVSKADLPKNFFVTTGYQMLIAGVILAASSLLFKESWISPLDLSFKVQLSMILLVFFGGIVAFTAFNYLLKVVSPEKVATSAYVNPVVALVLGWYVLDENLTTQSIIASGILLTGVYFITSRKRVNDTISRKN, encoded by the coding sequence ATGAAAAACTCTAAACTATTAGTTGTTATTGCTTTCTTCTCTATTTATGTAATTTGGGGATCTACATATTTATTGAATAAAATTGCAGTAGCAGAAATTGCACCTTTATTTTTAGCATCACAACGCTTTATTTTTGCTGGACTTTTAATAATGTTAATAGCAAAAGTGATGGGGTTTTCATTAAAAATAACTAAAAGACAAGCATTAAATTCTGCTATTGCAGGTTTTCTGTTTTTAGTATATGGAAATGGCGTTTTTGTTTGGGCTTTAAAATATGTAGATAGTGGTTTTGCTGCATTATTAGCATCAACGCAACCGTTATTTGTATTGTTTTTATTGCGTTTAATAGATGGAAAAAAAATGCAACGTAAATCTATTATTGGTGTTTGTTTAGGGCTTTTTGGAATGTATTTATTAGTAAGTCAAAAAGGAATTACAACTTCAGAAGGTAGTGTTTTAGGTATTTTTATGATTTTAACCTGTGTGTTAAGTTGGAGTTATGGAAGTGTATTTGTTTCCAAAGCAGATTTGCCTAAAAACTTTTTTGTTACAACAGGTTATCAAATGCTTATTGCGGGCGTTATTTTAGCAGCATCTAGTTTACTTTTTAAGGAATCTTGGATTTCTCCTTTAGATTTAAGTTTTAAAGTTCAATTATCAATGATTCTGTTAGTATTCTTTGGAGGAATTGTGGCTTTTACAGCATTTAATTACTTATTAAAAGTAGTTTCACCAGAAAAAGTAGCAACATCAGCTTATGTAAATCCTGTTGTTGCATTAGTTTTAGGTTGGTATGTTTTAGATGAAAATTTAACCACACAATCAATAATAGCTTCAGGAATTTTATTGACTGGTGTTTATTTTATAACATCCAGAAAAAGAGTAAATGATACAATTTCAAGGAAGAATTAA
- a CDS encoding class I SAM-dependent methyltransferase, which translates to MNEFQQFRDTLNQSVLDNNFVKLTLSKPTRKGDGLPNVYVRLVKIKGAEMFQFTYHYTTNDKVKNYTITEALSELEILLMDNFRAATLFTLANDLLIFISKKKKVSYRINAASFKNKLPETHDKPKERLAEAGSYLHHLGITDKEGKVIHKMADKYRQINKYLEIIEGLLKSTKLPKHINIVDMGSGKGYLTFALYDYLVNQKKYNATVTGIELRKELVSYCNDVAKKSDFKKLNFVAQPIQEYDNNKIDILIALHACDTATDDAIFKGLSANSELIICAPCCHKQIRQQVKGKEQESPLLKYGIFKERQFEMVTDTIRALILEKHNYNTKVFEFISNEHTRKNVMLVGSKSTKKSDTAKIDTKIASLKDAYAIEKHYLESLL; encoded by the coding sequence ATGAATGAATTTCAACAATTTAGAGACACACTTAATCAAAGTGTTTTAGATAACAATTTTGTAAAACTAACCTTAAGTAAACCTACCAGAAAAGGTGACGGTTTACCTAATGTTTATGTTAGGTTGGTGAAAATAAAAGGAGCAGAAATGTTTCAATTTACTTATCATTACACAACCAATGATAAAGTGAAAAATTACACCATAACAGAAGCATTATCGGAATTAGAAATCTTATTGATGGATAATTTTAGAGCAGCAACCTTATTTACGTTGGCAAATGATTTGTTAATTTTCATATCTAAAAAGAAAAAAGTTTCTTACAGAATAAATGCTGCAAGTTTTAAAAATAAATTACCTGAAACTCATGATAAACCTAAAGAACGTTTAGCAGAAGCAGGAAGTTATTTACATCATTTAGGTATTACCGATAAAGAAGGCAAGGTTATTCATAAAATGGCAGATAAATATCGCCAGATTAATAAATACTTAGAAATTATTGAAGGTTTATTAAAATCTACAAAATTGCCAAAACATATTAATATTGTTGATATGGGTTCTGGAAAAGGCTATTTAACCTTTGCTTTGTATGATTATTTAGTAAATCAAAAGAAATACAATGCAACCGTAACCGGAATTGAATTACGTAAAGAATTGGTAAGTTATTGTAACGATGTTGCAAAGAAATCTGATTTCAAAAAATTAAACTTTGTTGCACAACCCATTCAAGAATACGATAACAATAAAATTGATATTTTAATTGCATTACACGCTTGCGACACTGCAACCGATGATGCTATTTTTAAAGGTTTGTCCGCAAATTCAGAATTGATTATTTGTGCGCCTTGTTGTCATAAACAAATCCGCCAGCAAGTAAAAGGAAAAGAACAAGAGAGTCCGTTATTAAAATACGGTATTTTTAAAGAGCGTCAGTTTGAAATGGTAACCGATACTATACGAGCTTTAATTCTTGAAAAGCATAATTATAACACCAAAGTTTTTGAATTTATAAGTAATGAACATACACGTAAAAATGTAATGTTAGTAGGATCAAAATCAACAAAAAAGAGTGACACCGCTAAAATAGATACTAAAATTGCTAGCTTAAAAGATGCTTATGCAATTGAAAAGCACTATTTAGAATCACTTTTATAA
- a CDS encoding thioredoxin family protein produces the protein MKIKVLVLFMSIFLTTIFEVKAQESTAVLLEKAQLKAKKEGKSIFIKFEASWCGWCHKMTKDMKAESTKKFFENNYVTVPVVVNESQKNKNLENPGSTELLKKYKGDKAGLPFWLILNSDLEVITDSFDSNGQNLGGPGSLKEVNEFIKKLKKASTNFTKKDEVSIIEQFVMK, from the coding sequence ATGAAAATTAAAGTTTTAGTGCTTTTTATGTCCATTTTTTTAACTACTATTTTTGAAGTGAAGGCGCAAGAAAGTACTGCTGTTCTATTAGAAAAAGCACAATTAAAAGCTAAAAAAGAAGGGAAATCTATCTTTATTAAATTTGAGGCTTCTTGGTGTGGTTGGTGTCATAAAATGACAAAAGATATGAAAGCTGAAAGTACAAAAAAGTTTTTTGAAAATAATTATGTGACAGTTCCAGTAGTAGTTAATGAATCTCAAAAAAATAAAAACTTAGAAAACCCAGGTTCAACAGAATTATTAAAAAAATACAAGGGAGATAAAGCCGGATTGCCTTTTTGGTTGATTTTAAATAGTGATTTAGAAGTAATTACAGACTCGTTTGATTCTAACGGACAAAACTTAGGTGGTCCTGGAAGTTTAAAAGAAGTTAATGAATTTATTAAAAAATTAAAAAAGGCGTCAACTAATTTTACTAAGAAAGATGAAGTTTCAATAATAGAACAGTTTGTAATGAAATAA